Proteins from a single region of Pyxidicoccus trucidator:
- a CDS encoding efflux RND transporter permease subunit, which yields MDSDPTTQAERKWMVRVERTLGAVAAHNHRRPALALLLAVVLAAVGGFLARNLSLNADLVDLLPASFKSVQDVHEMERRLGALGWVVVVGEGGDAASLQRFADDLAPKLEALPGIRYVEAKRPGAFFRDRALYFLSEEDLKEVHRRLEARVTWEKQQANPLYVDLVGEEPPSLDFSDLEAKYGTNAGQRLSASDGDYYLDARTRRVVLLAKPETSSADLAFSRRITDEVRTLLDAQDLKQYGPDFRTEITGTFQKKLDQQGQIARDIAVSSAVALGLLLLYLLLHFRSALAVGLVLTPVGTGLAWTYGLVAAVYGQVNLLTGFLGAILGGLGIEHGIHLLGRYLHLRGEGEPSEQATRESFTHTGGAALVSALVAALTFFVLGTSRFRAFREFGVIAGVGMLVLIVAYVLVMPALLGLASRWGWRPRHATVVTTESPTGRFLVHRRGVISAVFAVLLVALLTQAGRVRFDYDFGALQDQRLPSFLLDREVNRIIGYSQTPVVMLTDTPEDEQAVVRELQQRQRALGDKSTIDFAASLSSLIPDRQTEKQPLLAALSRLLEDVPEERLSPEQRDQLVRLRRQSQAKPFTPAELPPGVRQQFQGAGGGQSGFVLVYPSVSLSDGSAIRALAREVRGVQLPGGGRISAAGEPMVLSDILEMVTHEAPLILGGATLAVLLAMWATLGGLRLALLCLTPTVVSLLALLGLMPLMGLEFNYLNILVIPVLIGTTVDAGVHLLTRLASPSSDFVAVYSETGRAICGGLLTSAMGFGALFLADHPGLNSVGALANLGFATNLLIMLVAFPALLLVLSERRMRRRRARRDKQETPAAGPSGPRPATHTN from the coding sequence ATGGACTCGGACCCGACGACGCAGGCGGAGCGGAAGTGGATGGTGCGCGTGGAGCGCACCCTGGGCGCGGTGGCCGCCCACAACCACCGACGCCCGGCGCTCGCCCTGCTGCTGGCGGTGGTGCTGGCCGCGGTGGGCGGCTTCCTGGCCCGCAACCTCTCCCTCAACGCCGACCTCGTGGACCTGCTGCCCGCCTCCTTCAAGAGCGTGCAGGACGTGCATGAGATGGAGCGGCGCCTCGGCGCGCTCGGCTGGGTGGTGGTGGTGGGCGAGGGAGGCGACGCCGCGTCGCTCCAGCGCTTCGCGGACGACCTGGCGCCGAAGCTGGAGGCGCTGCCCGGCATCCGCTACGTGGAGGCGAAGCGCCCCGGCGCCTTCTTCCGCGACAGGGCGCTCTACTTCCTGTCGGAGGAGGACCTGAAGGAGGTCCACCGCCGGCTGGAGGCTCGCGTCACCTGGGAGAAGCAGCAGGCCAACCCCCTCTACGTCGACCTGGTGGGCGAGGAGCCTCCGTCGCTGGACTTCTCCGACCTGGAGGCGAAGTACGGCACCAACGCGGGGCAGCGGCTGTCCGCCAGCGACGGCGACTACTACCTGGACGCGAGGACGCGGCGCGTGGTGCTGCTGGCGAAGCCGGAGACGTCCTCGGCGGACCTGGCCTTCTCGCGCCGCATCACCGACGAGGTGCGCACGCTGCTCGACGCGCAGGACCTGAAGCAGTACGGGCCCGACTTCCGCACGGAAATCACCGGCACCTTCCAGAAGAAGCTGGACCAGCAGGGACAGATTGCGCGCGACATCGCCGTGTCCTCGGCGGTGGCGCTGGGGCTGCTGCTCCTCTACCTGCTGCTGCACTTCCGCAGCGCGCTGGCCGTGGGGCTGGTGCTGACACCGGTGGGCACGGGCCTCGCGTGGACGTACGGGCTGGTGGCCGCGGTGTACGGGCAGGTGAATCTGCTGACGGGCTTCCTGGGCGCGATTCTGGGCGGCCTGGGCATCGAGCACGGCATCCACCTGCTGGGGCGCTACCTGCACCTGCGCGGAGAGGGCGAGCCGTCCGAGCAGGCCACGCGCGAGTCCTTCACGCACACGGGCGGCGCGGCGCTGGTGTCCGCGCTGGTGGCGGCGCTCACCTTCTTCGTGCTGGGCACGTCGCGCTTCCGGGCGTTCCGTGAGTTCGGCGTCATCGCCGGGGTGGGCATGCTGGTGCTCATCGTCGCGTACGTGCTGGTGATGCCGGCGCTGCTGGGGCTGGCGTCGCGCTGGGGCTGGCGGCCGAGGCACGCGACGGTGGTGACGACGGAGTCCCCCACGGGCCGCTTCCTGGTGCACCGCCGCGGCGTCATCAGCGCCGTGTTCGCCGTGCTGCTGGTGGCGCTGCTGACGCAGGCGGGCCGGGTGCGCTTCGACTACGACTTCGGCGCGCTGCAGGACCAGCGCCTGCCGTCCTTCCTCCTGGACCGCGAGGTCAACCGCATCATCGGCTACTCGCAGACGCCGGTGGTGATGCTGACCGACACGCCCGAGGATGAGCAGGCCGTGGTGCGCGAGCTCCAGCAGCGCCAGCGCGCACTGGGTGACAAGTCCACCATCGACTTCGCGGCCTCGCTGTCCTCGCTCATTCCCGACCGGCAGACGGAGAAGCAGCCGCTGCTGGCAGCCTTGTCACGACTGCTGGAGGACGTGCCCGAGGAGCGCCTCTCACCGGAGCAGCGCGACCAGCTCGTCCGCCTGCGGCGGCAGTCCCAGGCAAAGCCCTTCACCCCCGCGGAGCTTCCGCCAGGAGTGCGCCAGCAGTTCCAGGGCGCGGGCGGCGGGCAGAGCGGCTTCGTGCTGGTGTACCCGTCGGTGAGCCTGTCGGACGGCTCGGCCATCCGCGCGCTGGCGCGCGAGGTGCGCGGCGTGCAGCTGCCGGGCGGCGGGCGCATCTCCGCGGCGGGCGAGCCGATGGTGCTGTCGGACATCCTGGAGATGGTGACGCACGAGGCGCCGCTCATCCTCGGAGGCGCGACGCTGGCGGTGCTGCTGGCCATGTGGGCCACGCTGGGCGGGCTGCGGCTGGCGCTGCTGTGCCTGACGCCCACGGTGGTGTCGCTGCTGGCGCTGCTCGGGCTGATGCCGTTGATGGGGCTGGAGTTCAACTACCTCAACATCCTCGTCATCCCCGTGCTCATCGGCACCACGGTGGATGCGGGCGTGCACCTGCTGACGCGCCTGGCGTCGCCGAGCAGCGACTTCGTTGCTGTGTACTCGGAGACGGGGCGGGCCATCTGCGGGGGCCTGCTGACGAGCGCGATGGGCTTCGGCGCGCTCTTCCTCGCGGACCACCCCGGCCTCAACTCCGTCGGTGCACTGGCCAATCTGGGCTTCGCCACCAACCTTCTCATCATGCTGGTGGCCTTCCCTGCCCTGCTGCTGGTGCTGTCCGAGCGACGGATGCGACGCCGCCGGGCGCGGCGGGACAAGCAGGAGACTCCGGCGGCCGGGCCCTCGGGCCCACGGCCCGCCACGCACACGAACTGA
- a CDS encoding Erp protein, whose amino-acid sequence MGKQMKTRWLWAGALAGSLALGAACTATEAPVQLAQATPSTGQPGTGGTSTSVPGTTPPDTTVPGTTAPGTTPPGTSTTVPGTTAPGTGTGMGGSGTAGTAPLAGTDAGVGMGGSGSGTTPGLNPNPGDSSSTFQPPTGSAVLDGGTGF is encoded by the coding sequence ATGGGGAAGCAGATGAAGACGCGGTGGCTGTGGGCGGGTGCGCTGGCGGGCTCGCTGGCGCTGGGCGCGGCGTGCACCGCGACAGAGGCGCCGGTGCAGCTGGCACAGGCGACGCCGAGCACGGGACAGCCAGGGACGGGCGGCACCAGCACCAGCGTTCCGGGCACGACGCCGCCGGACACGACAGTGCCAGGTACGACGGCGCCGGGCACGACGCCGCCGGGCACCAGCACCACGGTACCGGGCACCACGGCGCCGGGCACGGGTACGGGCATGGGCGGCTCCGGCACGGCGGGCACCGCGCCCCTGGCTGGCACGGACGCGGGCGTGGGCATGGGCGGCTCCGGCTCCGGGACGACACCCGGGCTGAACCCGAATCCCGGTGACTCGTCCAGCACGTTCCAGCCGCCCACGGGCAGCGCCGTGCTCGACGGCGGCACGGGCTTCTAG
- a CDS encoding MOSC domain-containing protein, with the protein MDIHTPRILSQRVGLPRELGTAGATSPLERPWTSAIFKEPIPGPVWLSRTGLSGDGQADLKVHGGLEKAVLAYAAAHYDFWRQRLERADVGPGAFGENWVLSGGAEDGTCIGDVLRVGGARVQVSQPRQPCWKPARRWGRKDLALLIQETGRTGWYFRVLEEGPVREGDALELLERPYPAFTVAFANHAMHGQAPDAAAALSECPLLSPGWRESLRRRARGTRGDDRPRLVGPDTAD; encoded by the coding sequence ATGGACATCCATACCCCTCGCATCCTCTCGCAGCGCGTGGGCCTGCCCCGCGAGCTGGGCACGGCCGGAGCCACGTCGCCGCTGGAGCGGCCGTGGACGAGCGCCATCTTCAAGGAGCCGATTCCCGGGCCGGTGTGGCTGTCCCGCACGGGGCTCTCTGGAGACGGGCAGGCCGACCTCAAGGTCCACGGCGGCCTGGAGAAGGCCGTGCTCGCGTACGCCGCCGCGCACTACGACTTCTGGCGCCAGCGGCTGGAGCGTGCCGACGTGGGCCCCGGGGCCTTTGGCGAGAACTGGGTCCTCTCCGGCGGCGCGGAGGACGGCACGTGCATCGGTGACGTGCTGCGCGTGGGAGGCGCGCGCGTGCAGGTGTCCCAGCCGCGCCAGCCGTGCTGGAAGCCCGCGCGCCGCTGGGGACGCAAGGACCTGGCGCTGCTCATCCAGGAGACGGGCCGCACCGGCTGGTACTTCCGCGTGCTGGAGGAAGGCCCCGTGCGGGAGGGCGACGCCCTGGAGCTGCTCGAGCGCCCCTACCCCGCCTTCACCGTGGCCTTCGCCAACCACGCCATGCACGGCCAGGCGCCCGACGCGGCGGCCGCGCTCTCCGAGTGCCCCCTGCTGTCGCCCGGCTGGCGCGAGTCGCTGCGCCGTCGAGCGCGGGGCACCCGCGGGGACGACCGCCCCCGCCTCGTGGGTCCCGACACCGCCGACTGA